A single Primulina eburnea isolate SZY01 chromosome 11, ASM2296580v1, whole genome shotgun sequence DNA region contains:
- the LOC140805597 gene encoding uncharacterized protein, with protein sequence MAERPYRSNRNPRYANRNNDCNNNNNEDTPPAARVGLSREDLMAIATIVATTIQGMSHVNTNTNQPPPPPPPNGIKHHYESLRRNRVPTFDGNPDPEVGQGWLKNIETQLQLLEVPNELKVTVVTPFLEEKAAKWWETISANMTEVGPITWQRFREAFLKQYYPPELRLKLLSEFENFTQTPDMSVVEYTSKFNSLGTYAPAIMADDILKMHRFKRGLNSRIQSALAVYQPTGFDDLMGAAIRAETDIKRREDENKNKRPLTGQSFQGKQPVKRSNQSSGPFKGTPSNSTTTFSSIKPCPLCNYRHIGECRRNTGACFNCGKMGHRIANCPEPLKKMTWSNTNDTPNKPKENKTNARMFAITQEEADDANDVVAGTIIINKISAYVLFDCGATHSFISKRFTKKLGLIPEILVEPFRIATPTSKTIETHKIHRNCIVYINEHTFNAELIQVNMVEFDVILGMDWLSKSHAIVDCRHKIIKLRTPSQKEITYHGKAKKRKSLLSASQTWKAMKSGEIVYLAMVNEVKEGVELKIEDIPVVQEFSDVFPEELPGMVPDREIEFEINLVPGATPISKAPYRMAPAELNELKEQLQELVFKPFLDKFVVVFIDDILVYSPSEEDHKEHLHLTLQMLREKELYAKFKKCEFWLKSVTFLGHIISKEGVSVDPKKVEAITGWPIPKTVTEIRSFLGLAGYYRKFVEGFSSIATPLTKLTQKNSKFNWSEECEKSFQTLKEKLASTPVLVLPTEDKSFTIYSDASKEGLGCVLMQEGRRRWIELLKDYDLTISYHPGKANKVADALSRKNMGKVILASLSAQPCLQETIKLRQNQDPTLTKLKEQVKEKKSQDLHIDERGVLWMKGRLCVPNIENLRQEVMSEAHKSKFSVHPGSTKMYRDLKKNFWWSGMKKDVAEYISRCQVCQQVKAEHQRPGGLLQPLEIPEWKWEHISMDFVVGLPKSRQSHNGIWVIVDRLTKSAHFLPVRMNYNLEKLATIYMDNIVRLHGVPASILSDRDPRFVSRYHSSIGMAPYEALYGRKCRSPLYWDEVGEKSITGPELVQETVDKVTIIKERLKIAQDRQKSWADLKRRPVEFTVGEKAYVKVSPMKGVVRFNKAGKLHPRYIGPFEILERIGSLAYRLALPPDMSRIHHVFHVSQLRKYIPDPSHVLETGPLLMENNLNEKLRYEEVPIRILDTKEQVLRRRNISYVKIQWSNHTEREATWELKEKMFEQYPYLFENLENSSFRDETSNKEGGM encoded by the exons ATGGCAGAGAGACCCTATCGTAGCAACCGCAACCCGCGATATGCCAATCGCAACAATGATTGCAACAACAATAACAACGAAGATACACCACCAGCAGCAAGAGTTGGCCTTAGCAGAGAAGATTTAATGGCCATAGCAACCATTGTGGCAACAACCATCCAAGGAATGAGCCATGTAAATACCAACACTAAtcagccaccaccacctccaccaccgaaTGGAATCAAACACCATTATGAATCTCTTCGGAGGAATCGAGTCCCAACGTTTGACGGCAACCCTGACCCAGAAGTTGGTCAAGGCTGGCTCAAGAATATTGAGACACAACTCCAATTGCTTGAAGTGCCAAATGAACTAAAAGTGACTGTGGTGACACCATTCCTAGAAGAAAAGGCGGCCAAATGGTGGGAGACAATCTCAGCAAATATGACAGAAGTCGGACCAATCACATGGCAAAGATTTCGAGAAGCATTCTTGAAACAATACTATCCACCAGAGTTGAGATTAAAATTGTTGagtgaatttgagaattttactcAAACCCCGGATATGTCTGTTGTGGAGTACACTTCTAAATTCAACTCCCTTGGAACCTATGCTCCTGCCATCATGGCAGATGATATCCTGAAGATGCATCGTTTCAAACGTGGTCTGAACAGCCGTATCCAATCAGCTCTGGCAGTTTACCAACCCACAGGTTTTGATGATTTAATGGGAGCAGCCATTAGAGCTGAGACTGATATCAAGCGCCGAgaagatgaaaataaaaataaacgacCTCTCACTGGACAATCTTTTCAAGGTAAACAACCAGTTAAAAGGTCAAACCAATCAAGTGGACCATTCAAGGGAACTCCTTCCAATTCAACTACGACATTCTCAAGCATAAAACCGTGTCCATTATGCAACTACCGACACATTGGAGAATGTCGAAGGAACACTGGTGCTTGCTTCAATTGTGGGAAGATGGGACATCGAATTGCTAATTGTCctgaaccattaaagaaaatgacatGGTCAAACACTAATGATACCCCCAACAAGCCAAAGGAGAATAAGACCAATGCTCGTATGTTTGCCATAACTCAAGAAGAGGCAGATGATGCAaacgatgtcgtggcaggtaccattataatcaataaaatttcaGCTTATGTGTTGTTTGACTGTGGTGCCACTCATTCATTTATTTCTAAGAGATTCACTAAGAAGTTAGGGCTTATACCAGAGATACTTGTTGAACCTTTTAGAATTGCTACTCCCACCAGTAAAACAATTGAAACACATAAGATACATCGGAACTGCATAGTATATATCAATGAACACACATTCAACGCTGAATTGATTCAAGTTAACATGGTGGAGTTCGACGTTATtctgggaatggattggttatccAAGAGTCATGCAATAGTAGATTGTCGGCATAAGATTATCAAACTCCGAACTCCAAGCCAAAAAGAAATCACATACCATGGCAAGGCTAAGAAACGTAAATCCCTCCTTTCTGCATCTCAAACCTGGAAAGCCATGAAGTCTGGAGAAATAGTTTATCTAGCAATGGTAAACGAAGTAAAAGAAGGAGTCGAGCTCAAGATAGAAGATATTCCAGTGGTACAAGAATTTTCGGATGTCTTTCCAGAAGAGCTACCTGGAATGGTTCCGGACCGTGAGATAGAATTCGAGATTAACTTGGTACCAGGTGCCACACCAATATCAAAGGCACCCTAtcgaatggctccagcagaaCTCAATGAACTAAAAGAacaacttcaagagtt agtATTCAAGCCATTTCTCGACAAATTTGTGGTGGTATTTATCGATGACATTCTCGTATATTCCCCAAGTGAAGAGGATcacaaagaacatcttcacCTGACTCTTCAGATGTTAAGAGAAAAAGAGTTATACGCGaaattcaagaaatgcgaattctggctaaaAAGTGTGACTTTCTTAGGccatatcatttcaaaagaaggaGTATCTGTGGACCCTAAAAAAGTGGAAGCAATCACTGGCTGGCCGATACCTAAGACAGTAACTGAAATTCGAAGCTTTCTAGGattggcaggttactatcgaaaatttgttgaaggttTCTCTTCAATAGCTACGCCTCTTACAAAACTTACACAAaagaactcaaaatttaactgGAGTGAGGAATGTGAAAAGAGCTTCCAAACGCTCAAGGAAAAGCTTGCATCTACACCAGTATTGGTTCTACCCACTGAGGACAAAAGCTTTACCATTTACAGTGACGCATCAAAAGAGGGTTTAGGATGCGTACTCATGCAAGAAGGAAGA agaaGATGGATTGAATTGTTAAAAGATTATGATTTAACAATAAGCTATCATCCGGGCAAGGCAAATAAGGTAGCTGATGCTTTAAGTAGGAAAAACATGGGTAAAGTGATCCTAGCTTCACTTTCTGCACAACCATGCCTTCAAGAAACAATCAAATTAAGACAAAATCAAGATCCTACTTTGACAAAACTTAAAGAACAAGTCAAAGAAAAGAAGTCACAAGATCTTCATATAGACGAGAGGGGAGTTctgtggatgaaaggacgattgtgtgTACCAAACATCGAGAATCTTCGACAGGAAgtaatgtctgaagcacataaatcaaaattttcggtCCACCCCGGCAGTACAAAAATGTACAgagatttaaagaaaaatttctgGTGGAGcggaatgaagaaggatgtaGCAGAATACATCTCTAGATGCCAGGTCTGTCAACAAGTTAAAGCTGAACATCAACGGCCTGGAGGACTTCTTCAACCCTTGgaaattccagaatggaaatgggaacatatttctatggattttgtagtAGGTTTACCCAAGTCTAGGCAAAGTCATAATGGAatatgggtaatcgtagatagactcacaaaatctgcacattttctACCTGTCCGCATGAATTATAATCTGGAAAAATTGGCTACCATATACATGGACAATATTGTGCGATTACATGGAGTTCCGGCAAGCATTCtgtctgatagagatccaagatttGTATCTCG ttatcaTAGCAGTATTggaatggctccatacgaagcTCTATACGGTCGAAAATGTAGATCACCTCTGTACtgggatgaggtaggagagAAATCCATAACTGGGCCTGAACTTGTCCAAGAAACCGTGGACAAAGTAACAATCATTAAAGAAAGACTCAAAATTGctcaagatcgacagaaaagttggGCTGATCTAAAGAGGAGACCAGTGGAGTTCACAGTTGGAGAAAAAGCCTACGTAAAAGTTTCTCCCATGAAAGGAGTTGTTCGATTCAATAAAGCTGGGAAATTACATCCTCGATACATAGGACCTtttgaaattttagaaagaATCGGATCATTGGCATACAGACTAGCATTGCCACCAGATATGTCAAGAATTCATCATGTATTTCATGTTTCACAATTGAGGAAATACATTCCAGATCCAAGTCATGTTCTTGAAACTGGACCGCTCCTGATGGAAAATAATCTGAATGAAAAACTAAGATATGAAGAAGTTCCAATTCGAATTTTGGACACCAAAGAACAAGTATTAAGGCGACGCAACATTTCCTATGTTAAGATACAGTGGTCTAATCATaccgaaagagaagctacttgggaactaaaaGAGAAGATGTTCGAGCAATATCCCTATCTGTTCGAAAATCTAGAAAACTCAAGTTTCAGGGACGAAACTTCCAATAAGGAGGGAGGAAtgtaa